In Sphingopyxis sp. 113P3, one DNA window encodes the following:
- a CDS encoding PaaI family thioesterase produces MAPVSSNAIRMDADALNAFMKSAFPHAEPGSRGYVVSAAPGHVQARMDPNDKALRPGGLISGPVQMGFADMAAYALVLAHIGPVAMAVTSALNYQFLRPCRPGPLFADAHMLRLGKRLAVMDIRIFTDDAERPVGQANVTYAIP; encoded by the coding sequence GTGGCTCCGGTTTCGTCGAACGCGATCCGCATGGACGCGGATGCGCTCAACGCCTTCATGAAATCGGCTTTCCCGCACGCCGAACCGGGTTCGCGCGGCTATGTCGTCTCGGCTGCCCCGGGTCATGTGCAGGCGCGGATGGACCCGAACGACAAGGCGCTGCGTCCCGGCGGCCTGATATCGGGTCCGGTCCAGATGGGTTTTGCCGACATGGCCGCCTATGCGCTCGTTCTGGCGCATATCGGCCCGGTCGCGATGGCCGTGACGAGCGCGCTCAACTATCAGTTCCTGCGCCCGTGCCGCCCGGGGCCGCTTTTCGCCGATGCGCACATGCTGCGCCTCGGCAAGCGGCTCGCGGTCATGGATATCCGAATCTTTACCGACGATGCCGAAAGGCCCGTGGGTCAGGCCAATGTAACCTACGCGATCCCGTGA
- a CDS encoding NYN domain-containing protein has protein sequence MVDGNVALLIDADNARPAGLDPVLTALAELGTVNIRRAYGNWRKPALKGWVDQLHRFGIEPQQQFDLTKGKNATDMKLTIDAMDLLYRGRLDGLGIMSSDSDFMPLAMRVRQDGIPVYGFGSAKTPEGFQGACTRFIDVDVLIDAERQPAGAAVKASLKKDIDPAVVELLGNAWKAAKRDEQGFAPLSEVGQIAGNRSSFDVRNYGYARLSDMIADIPNFVTERPGGGPMRVKRVR, from the coding sequence ATGGTTGATGGCAATGTTGCACTGTTGATTGACGCCGACAATGCGCGCCCGGCCGGGCTCGATCCGGTGCTGACCGCGCTCGCTGAGCTCGGCACGGTGAATATCCGCCGTGCCTATGGCAATTGGCGCAAGCCGGCGCTGAAAGGATGGGTCGACCAGCTCCATCGCTTCGGGATCGAGCCGCAGCAGCAGTTTGATCTCACCAAGGGCAAGAACGCCACCGACATGAAGCTCACGATCGATGCGATGGACCTCCTCTATCGCGGACGCCTCGACGGGCTGGGCATCATGTCGAGTGACAGCGATTTCATGCCGCTAGCGATGCGGGTCCGGCAGGACGGTATTCCGGTCTATGGCTTTGGTAGCGCCAAGACGCCCGAGGGTTTCCAGGGCGCGTGCACGCGCTTCATCGACGTCGATGTGCTGATTGACGCTGAACGCCAGCCTGCAGGTGCCGCGGTGAAGGCAAGCCTGAAAAAGGACATCGATCCCGCGGTCGTCGAACTGCTCGGCAACGCATGGAAGGCGGCCAAGCGTGACGAGCAAGGCTTTGCGCCGCTGAGCGAAGTGGGACAGATCGCAGGCAACCGCTCAAGCTTTGATGTTCGCAACTATGGCTATGCCCGCCTGTCGGACATGATTGCCGACATCCCCAATTTCGTCACCGAACGTCCAGGCGGCGGGCCGATGCGCGTGAAGCGGGTTCGATAG